One window of Priestia filamentosa genomic DNA carries:
- a CDS encoding TetR/AcrR family transcriptional regulator, protein MNKKQQDILEEAHKLFIEKGYLDTSIQDILERSDISKGTFYKYFSSKSELLLSLLSTLQETMIVQREKLADEYTDSDCHMFEKQMIFMMDFIAENNISKIIETTLVLNEKKIFHYIEELKISTLNWIYKRFQQIFPQGKHSELFDGAVLFDGMLNNVLRTNKILNTSLTIEHAVRYCMEHTKKMIETGIGNREPLFSEKVITSLFEERRDEHSSTEFIRVTSALKRFVKNNVGDETKQKECLEIITFIYDEVLEDNASPRKFIISSSLSSLEQIEPVTGSRELEEYKRGLNRFIGNSATKEEH, encoded by the coding sequence ATGAACAAGAAACAACAAGACATTTTAGAAGAAGCGCACAAGCTTTTTATAGAAAAAGGATATCTTGATACTTCCATCCAAGATATTCTAGAACGAAGTGATATTTCAAAAGGAACATTTTATAAATATTTTTCATCTAAAAGTGAACTTTTATTATCATTGCTGTCTACTTTACAAGAAACAATGATTGTACAACGTGAAAAATTAGCGGATGAATATACCGATAGTGATTGTCATATGTTTGAGAAGCAAATGATTTTTATGATGGATTTTATAGCGGAAAATAACATATCTAAGATTATTGAAACAACATTAGTCTTGAACGAAAAAAAGATTTTTCATTATATAGAAGAACTGAAAATCTCAACTTTAAATTGGATATATAAACGATTTCAACAAATCTTCCCCCAAGGAAAACATTCCGAATTATTTGATGGAGCTGTGTTATTTGATGGGATGCTTAACAATGTTCTTAGAACAAATAAAATCTTAAACACTTCTTTAACAATTGAACATGCTGTTCGTTATTGCATGGAACATACTAAAAAAATGATAGAAACAGGAATTGGGAATAGGGAACCCCTGTTTAGTGAAAAGGTAATCACTTCTTTATTTGAAGAGCGAAGGGATGAGCATTCTTCAACTGAATTTATCCGTGTAACATCAGCATTGAAACGTTTTGTGAAGAACAATGTTGGGGATGAAACGAAACAAAAAGAGTGTTTGGAGATTATTACCTTTATTTATGATGAAGTATTGGAGGATAACGCTTCTCCTCGTAAATTTATCATTAGCAGTTCTCTTTCCTCATTGGAACAGATTGAGCCTGTTACAGGTAGTCGTGAGCTGGAAGAATATAAGAGAGGATTAAATCGATTCATCGGAAATTCAGCAACTAAAGAGGAGCATTAG
- a CDS encoding Rrf2 family transcriptional regulator, whose protein sequence is MSISSRFSVGIHILSLLELNKENVNSSEWIAKSVNTNSVVIRKIMGMLKNAGLVNVRPGVAGAELAKELSAITLLDVYKAVNVVQENELFSIHGNPNPECPVGKNIQETVMPIFTAAQLALEKSLENVTIEDVVKDIKQKAETESTNTTC, encoded by the coding sequence ATGTCTATAAGCAGCCGATTCTCTGTCGGAATTCATATATTATCTCTTTTAGAACTAAACAAAGAAAACGTTAATTCCTCTGAATGGATTGCCAAAAGTGTCAATACAAACTCAGTTGTTATTCGTAAGATTATGGGGATGTTAAAAAATGCAGGATTAGTGAATGTTCGCCCTGGAGTTGCTGGAGCAGAGCTTGCCAAAGAGCTATCTGCTATTACGCTTCTTGATGTGTATAAGGCGGTAAACGTTGTGCAAGAAAATGAGCTATTTAGCATACATGGCAATCCAAATCCAGAATGCCCTGTTGGAAAAAATATTCAAGAAACAGTGATGCCGATCTTCACAGCTGCACAGTTAGCACTTGAAAAATCGCTCGAAAATGTAACCATTGAAGATGTTGTAAAGGATATTAAACAAAAGGCCGAAACAGAGAGCACAAATACAACATGCTAA
- a CDS encoding ABC transporter permease, with protein sequence MGNFGKVLGFHLKEQFGKKGFWIGIIIPFIAIIGFFGFTHFKSDGEKDTIAIVNKGTNYQVSDNAMLGSLKEDYKFKFLEGNQVSKAEQGVKDGDYEALYIIEEQSGKPVLEQRYEFTPPASVTTVLQGTLQQQYSAKVSTEQGISGDVLKELQTPITIKDTVLDSDTDDKPTGVVWVFVFTMYMFILLYGIGIANGIVGEKSSRVMEIMITKVKPITMMYGKIISNMLIGLANILVILGSFLIVKSLGWADTLALDFIDVSGFTVSITLLFILFFLIGFMLNGMIYAALGSLASRSEDIGNFTSPLMMISFANFFLGMMTMGDPTASYITICSYIPVLTPTLMFSRYLMGSAAGWELALGIVIIIVTTLLISIVANRLYKRGVMKYSEKMSWKQVFGMMKKESVKG encoded by the coding sequence AAGTACTTGGCTTTCATTTAAAAGAGCAGTTTGGGAAAAAAGGGTTTTGGATTGGAATTATTATTCCTTTTATAGCGATAATTGGTTTTTTTGGGTTTACACATTTTAAAAGTGATGGAGAGAAAGACACAATTGCCATCGTAAATAAAGGTACAAACTATCAAGTATCAGATAATGCAATGTTAGGTAGCTTAAAAGAAGATTACAAGTTTAAATTTTTAGAAGGTAATCAAGTTAGTAAAGCAGAGCAAGGTGTAAAAGATGGAGATTATGAAGCTCTTTATATTATTGAAGAACAATCAGGAAAGCCCGTTCTTGAACAGCGCTACGAATTCACACCACCAGCTTCAGTTACAACGGTGTTACAAGGCACTCTTCAACAGCAGTACAGTGCAAAGGTTTCAACTGAACAAGGCATTTCTGGCGATGTGTTAAAAGAGCTGCAGACGCCAATTACTATTAAAGACACGGTATTAGATTCAGATACAGATGATAAACCAACAGGGGTTGTCTGGGTATTTGTTTTCACAATGTATATGTTTATCCTTTTGTATGGAATAGGTATTGCGAATGGAATTGTTGGTGAAAAAAGCAGCCGCGTAATGGAAATTATGATTACAAAAGTAAAACCTATTACAATGATGTACGGAAAAATTATCTCCAATATGCTTATAGGTCTGGCGAATATTCTCGTTATCCTAGGTTCGTTCCTAATTGTTAAGTCACTGGGATGGGCAGATACTTTAGCCTTAGATTTTATTGATGTAAGCGGCTTTACTGTTTCGATTACTCTTCTGTTTATCTTGTTCTTCTTAATTGGATTTATGTTAAATGGAATGATTTATGCAGCATTAGGGTCACTTGCATCACGTTCAGAAGACATTGGAAACTTCACTTCTCCCCTAATGATGATTTCATTTGCAAACTTCTTTTTAGGAATGATGACAATGGGAGATCCGACGGCTAGTTATATTACAATTTGTTCATACATTCCTGTTCTTACACCAACCCTTATGTTTAGTCGTTATTTAATGGGAAGTGCAGCTGGATGGGAACTTGCTTTAGGAATTGTCATTATTATCGTCACAACACTTCTTATAAGTATTGTTGCGAATCGTTTATACAAACGAGGCGTTATGAAATATAGTGAGAAGATGTCTTGGAAGCAAGTATTTGGGATGATGAAAAAAGAAAGTGTTAAAGGATAA
- a CDS encoding NAD(P)-dependent oxidoreductase: protein MRIGIIGASGKAGNLILKEAVDRDHEVTAIVRNAGKIENKEVDVLEKNIFDLKKEDLQKFNVVVNAFNAPHGEEQQHIEAGRVLIEALKGTDTRVLVVGGAGSLYVDKEEKTRLFDTPDFPEAYLPTATNMGKSLEEFKKTEDVKWTHLSPAAFFDPAGKRTGEYKTGGEQLILNNKGESYISYEDYAIAVVDEIENPKHIKQRFSVVGEAQ, encoded by the coding sequence ATGAGAATTGGTATTATTGGAGCAAGCGGTAAAGCAGGGAACTTAATTTTGAAAGAAGCGGTAGATCGAGATCATGAAGTAACAGCGATTGTAAGAAATGCAGGAAAGATAGAAAATAAAGAAGTAGACGTTCTAGAAAAAAATATTTTCGACTTAAAGAAAGAAGATCTTCAAAAATTTAATGTTGTAGTAAATGCTTTCAACGCACCACATGGAGAAGAACAGCAGCATATTGAAGCAGGCCGAGTATTAATAGAAGCCCTAAAAGGAACAGATACAAGAGTACTTGTGGTTGGGGGAGCAGGCAGTCTTTATGTTGATAAGGAAGAAAAAACGCGCTTATTTGACACTCCTGATTTTCCTGAAGCATATCTTCCAACAGCTACAAATATGGGGAAAAGCTTAGAGGAATTTAAAAAGACTGAAGATGTAAAATGGACACACCTTAGTCCAGCTGCTTTTTTTGATCCAGCAGGAAAGAGAACTGGTGAGTACAAAACAGGTGGAGAGCAGCTTATCCTAAACAATAAAGGAGAAAGCTATATCAGCTATGAGGACTATGCCATTGCAGTTGTTGATGAAATTGAAAATCCAAAACATATAAAGCAACGCTTCTCTGTTGTAGGAGAAGCTCAATAA
- a CDS encoding cytochrome P450 family protein — MENSNQRLPEKEVLGLLSGKNGEDPFPLFAQLREIGPVISISSPLPGTNQQAWLVTRMEEAMQLLKDHTHFTVDQSTIEGQVDIRKGNSDASAPPTFLTGKSMLSVDNPDHKRLRRLVSKAFTPRYMESLRPRVQKIADELLDQVINKGEMDIVKDYAYPLPINVISDMLGVPQSDQGKIHKWSSAIAHGLGLGRKEPGVAEQIKAFGEYIAKLVEDKRHHPSDDLISQLIAIEEEGDKLSIEELLSMISLLIFAGHETTSNLIANGTLILLDRPEQLEKLKENADLVPSAVEELLRFNGPATIAGPRFATEDIEFAGQQMSKGDMVIPILKSANRDELKFADSEDLDITREIKQHLAFGHGIHSCLGAPLARIEGDVAFSTLLKRMPNLRLSVPRGNVNWEFTLSSQGLSSLPVAF, encoded by the coding sequence ATGGAGAATTCAAATCAACGTTTACCTGAAAAAGAAGTATTAGGCTTACTTAGTGGCAAGAATGGTGAAGATCCATTTCCTTTATTCGCACAACTTCGAGAAATAGGACCTGTTATCTCTATTTCATCTCCACTGCCTGGCACAAATCAGCAAGCATGGTTGGTTACGCGTATGGAAGAAGCTATGCAGCTATTAAAAGATCACACTCACTTCACTGTAGATCAAAGTACAATCGAAGGCCAAGTAGATATTCGGAAAGGTAACAGTGATGCCTCTGCTCCACCTACCTTTTTAACCGGAAAATCAATGCTTTCCGTTGATAACCCTGATCATAAACGATTGCGTAGACTTGTATCAAAAGCTTTTACACCACGTTATATGGAAAGTTTGCGTCCCCGCGTTCAGAAAATTGCTGATGAGTTGCTTGATCAAGTTATAAATAAGGGTGAAATGGATATTGTGAAAGACTATGCTTATCCGTTACCAATTAACGTGATTTCTGACATGCTTGGCGTACCTCAATCAGATCAAGGAAAAATTCACAAATGGTCTTCAGCCATTGCGCATGGTTTAGGACTAGGAAGAAAAGAACCAGGAGTTGCAGAACAAATAAAAGCTTTTGGTGAATACATCGCAAAGCTTGTGGAAGACAAGCGTCACCATCCTAGCGATGATCTCATTAGCCAGCTGATTGCAATTGAAGAAGAGGGAGATAAACTTAGCATAGAAGAACTTCTTTCAATGATTTCTCTATTAATTTTTGCTGGACATGAAACAACTTCAAACCTAATCGCAAACGGGACGTTAATATTATTAGATCGTCCAGAGCAGCTTGAAAAACTTAAAGAGAATGCTGATTTAGTTCCCTCAGCTGTAGAGGAATTGCTTCGTTTTAACGGACCTGCCACAATAGCAGGACCTCGCTTTGCTACTGAAGATATTGAATTTGCTGGCCAGCAGATGTCTAAAGGAGACATGGTTATTCCGATATTAAAATCAGCAAACCGGGATGAACTCAAATTTGCAGATTCAGAAGACCTCGATATTACACGTGAAATTAAACAACATCTTGCTTTTGGACATGGCATTCATTCATGCTTAGGTGCACCATTAGCTCGTATAGAAGGAGACGTTGCATTTTCTACTCTTTTAAAACGTATGCCTAATCTACGACTCAGCGTTCCTCGAGGAAACGTTAACTGGGAGTTCACTTTAAGTTCACAAGGATTATCCTCCCTTCCTGTTGCTTTTTAA